One Candidatus Nitrososphaera evergladensis SR1 genomic window, TTCAAGATTGGCGGATAAAAGCCGCACATACATACATCTTTTTTACATTCTTATTTTTCTAAGGTATAATAGCCGATTGCGTGTGACTGTACGCGCGTCTAACACACAATGATAAAGTTAAAGAGCCTCACCAAGCGCTACGGCAACAACCTCGTGGCCGTGGACAACCTGACGCTTGACATCGAGGAGAACGAGATATTCGGGCTTTTAGGCTCAAACGGCGCGGGCAAGACGACTACAATACACATGCTTGCCACGCTGCTAAAGCCCACGTCGGGCACTGCCACCGTCAACGGCTACGACATTGTAAGGCAGCCGTCCAAGGTGCGCGAAAGCATCGGCATCGTGTTTCAGGCGCCAAGCAGCGACGACATGCTGACAGGCTATGAAAATTTGTACGTTCACTCGCTTTTGTACAGCGTTCCTCGCGACATCAGGAAAAAGAGGATAGATGAGGTGCTGGAGCTCGTCGGCCTGTCGGAGAGAAAAAACGACAGGGTAAAGACGTACTCGGGAGGCATGAGGCGCAGGCTGGAGATAGCCAGAGGGCTGTTGCACAAGCCACGCGTGATGTTCCTTGACGAGCCTACGCTTGGGCTTGACCCGGCAAGCAGGGAGACTATGTGGAAGTACGTGCGCCGGCTGGTAGAAGAAGAAAAAGTGACTATCATACTTACCACGCACTATATGGAGGAGGCCGACATGCTCTGCGACAGAATAGGGGTTATTGACAGGGGCAAGATAGTGGCGCTGGACACGCCTGCAAGATTAAAGGCGGCGCTTGGAGGCGACATCATCAAGATCAAGACAAAGGCTAAAGACGCTGACGTGATTGCAAGCAAGCTTGACTTTGTGCAAAAAGCCGAGTTTGTCGACGGCCTGCTGGTGCTGTCTGTCAGAGACGCCAAGCGCAGCCTTCCGGTGTTGCTGCAGAAAATCGAGGCAGAGCAGGCCGAGTTTTCAAGCCCTACCCTGAACGACGTTTTCATACACCTGACTGGCAGAAACATCAAAGAGCAGGCAGAAGGCGGATTCATGGAGAGGTACGCCCAGTATGATGATTGAAGAAGTGCAAACCCACGTTGCCAAAGTGTACGCGATATGGCTGCGCGAGTTCAAGGTGTTCTTGCGGGAAAAAAGCAGGCTTGTGGCGTCAACGTTCACGCCGATTCTGTGGCTTTTTGTCATCGGCTCCGGGATAGGCTCTGCCACTACGGTCAGCGCCGCGCCAAGCCTTGACTACCAGCAGTTCATTTTTCCGGGAATAGTCAGCATGTCCATAATATTCACGTCGGTGTTTTACGGCTCGTACATCATCTGGGACCGCAAGTTCGACTTTTTAAAGAGCGTGATGGTGGCGCCGGTTAGCAGGGGCGCGGTGTTTGTCGGCAAGACGCTTGGCGGCATGACAAACTCGCTTGTGCAAGCGCTCATACTGCTTGCCATCGGAGCTGCAATCGGGATACCGCTGACGCCGCTTTCGGTGGTGCAGGCAGTCGCAGTCATCATGCTGATGTCGTTTGGCCTCACCTCTCTTGGGCTTGCTCTTGGAAGCTACATGTACAGCCTGGAAGGGTTCCAGATGATAGTCAGTTTCGTGGTGTTTCCGCTGTTCTTTTTGTCCGGCGCATTGTTTCCCCTTGACAACCTGCCGGCGTGGCTGTCGGTGCTCACAGCCATCGACCCTGCCACGTACGGCGTGAGCGCAATGCGCGGGACGATGCTTGGCGTAGGCTCGGCAAACCCGGCGCTTGACTTTGCGATACTGACGGCGTACACTGGCGCACTGGGGCTCTTTGGCATCTATTCTTTCAAGCGCATGAAAGCGGTGTAGGTTTAATAGAGGTAGAAAAGCCTCTGACACGCAAAGAGGGGCCATCGTCTAGCTTGGTCAGGATGTCAGCCTGGGGCGCTGGAGGTCGTGGGTTCAAATCCCACTGGCCCCACTCTAAATTAAGAACAAATCCCTTGTTTTTGCCTTCAAAAATAGGTCATGAGATGGACGGTAAAAGCCTAGGTGCGGTGGGCAGAAGCTTTCCACAATGTTTGGGCGAGAGGCGCCCGCCCAACCCTTGCGAGCGACAGTCCAAAAGCAAGTCACTGGGCCGGTAACCGACTTTTCAGGCGATTACAGGATGTATAAATAATCTAGAAAGCTGCTTTTTATTTTGCTTTTATATGATCATTGGTATTCATTCTATACGGCAGATGGCGATTAGCAATATCTGACCTCATGAACATCCAGATACAGGGAAGGCAGCTACACTACATAGAGCAAGGAAAAGGTCAGCCAGTAATCTTCATTCATGGCGGAATCAACGACTATCGGAGTTGGCAGTTTCAGATAGGGCCTTTTTCAAAAAAATATCGTGTTATCTCGTATAGTAGAAGGTTTGCTTACCCAAACAGGCAGCTAGGCAATGTTGTTAAGGACAACACGATTGGCGACAATGCTGATGATCTGGCTGAGCTAATAAGGAAACTAGAGCTAGCACCGGTACATCTGGTCGGTCATTCATACGGAGCATTTACTGCATTGTATTGTGCATATCGCAATCCAGAATTAGTAAAGACACTTGTGCTTGGCGAGCCTCCTGTTCTTCCATTCCTTGCAAAGAGTCATCTGGAAGACGACTTGGAATTGCTTTCATGGTTCAGAGATGATGCCCAAAGACCTGCTATGGAAGCATTTGAAAGAGAAGATGACGAAAAAGCGATCCGGGCGTTTGTAGACGAAGTTATGGGGAAAAAGAACGCCTTTGATCAGATTCCTGAACGGGCAAGAATGTTGATAATGGATAATGCAAAGACCTTGCAAGGAGAATTAGAATCCGGCATGCCTACTTCATTTACTATTGAAGATGCCAAGCAGGTATCAATCCCTACACTATTAGTAGTGGGAGAGCTTAGCCCAAGATTCTTCCATAGGATTATAGAAATTCTCTCTGACAACATGCCAAATACCGAACAGGCTACTATTCCAGGTGTTACTCACGACCTTGGTCGGGCGACAAAGCCAGATATTCTCAATGCAAAAGTAATGGAATTTCTTGGAAAGCATGCTTAGAGTTAGCGAAGCCATGGTGGAAAAGTTTGTAGTGCAAAAGGAGCATGTTGACGGACTGAGTTTTGCAGAGACTATCATGAGATACCATCCTTTGCATGATAGAAGATCTTCCAAAAGAAAGACAAATGACAAGACATAATCTCCTCTCTATACGGCTCAAAGTCGGCATTTGTTGACAGTTGCCTAGCACTCTTTTCCAGTATAAGGTTCCCAAAAGTCGTCAAAGACTTCCGAACTCCATGAGGTTCCGAAGAATAGAGTTGACATAATTTTGATTTTTTTCGGCTGATATTCATATCAGAAGGGAATAAACCACCTTCGTGAACTTTTCTTTTCTCCCCTTTCCTCCATTCTCTTTTTTATTATAGTATATGTCCGAATTAATATCAGCCGTTGTCGGTGCAATGCTGCAGAAGACGGATCCCCAAGTTGTAGACTTGGACCGAGACTATATCCAAGAATACCTCATCGACCTGAGACATCGTTCACCGCAGACCGTAGATCTCTATCGAAGAAGTTTGGCAGCTTGCGGGCTAACGACGATCAGAAGGGACGAAATAGACCAAACTTGGGCCAAGTTGAGGGCACTCTTAGAGAATAGACGGGTAGGTAAAATATTTGTAAATAAAGCAAAAACTGTAGTCAAAGGCGCCATCAGACGTAAGACTTGGAAATGGGAGCCGACTGAAGATTATCAACGAATAATCGAGCTATGCGGCATTGAAGGCGAGGATGTCGAGGAATATAGTCTAGATGACATCCAGACTATTTTCGGCGTTACATTCTATGAGCCGGACTTGTTCAATGCATGTGTTCTCCAAAGCCTATCGGGTATCCGAGCTGGCGCTCTTAAAGGACTCGGTTGGACTGCATTTCATAAAGTTCCTGATGTTGATGGCGTTTTGCTTTACCGTGTGTTTTCTAAAGGGCGCCACTATACTGCGGCCATTTCAGAGCGTGTCTTTAATTTTCTTAAAGATAGGAATCGGCTCAACAACCCCTACCTAGTGTGGTATGATTCCGGCTACAAGACACCGTTTACGACTCTACTCCGAACCCGGCTGTATTATCAAATCGTGATCAAACACGGATTAGGGGAGGTCCTAGAGCTTGACAGAAAATCTCTTCAACATTCTATGCGGCATTTTGTCCTGACCGAGTTTGCCGCATCACTCTCTGAAAATGACGCATCAATCTTGAGCGGTCATAAAGTCTCCTCAAGCACGATCAATCTGTACGTCAACAAAAGAATACAACGCAATGGAGGAATGCCGTTGCCAGACTATCATCGTAAGATTGCAGAGCTGTACAAGAAAACGCCGCTATACAACTTTCCGATAGAAGATGTGGAAAAGTGGGCTCAAAAATGGAGGAGGTGATTGAATGCACAAAGATAGTGAAATCGAGATAGTGGGAAGCAACTTCAGTGTCGGACAAGTTCTGGCTATCGTCAAGGCTCATAATGGTGGCGTAAGCATGGTCCAAATAAGGAGGAGATTCAAAGTATCGCCTAAGGCTCTGAGAATAATGCTTACGGAGGCCGGCTCGAAGTGAAAATCGAACTACATTGAACGCTTGACAGCGAGGGCCAGCCTATTTTCTACGCCTTCCTGCCAAGGCGCCGAAATGATCATCCTCAGCCAACTATCGGCCATCATTGAGATACGTTTCTCCCCTTACCGCCCATCTGGAATAGGGATCTCTATTTGGTCAAAGTAGAAACCAAAAATCACCATAGTTGCGAGGACTTGATCGAAGGTAATGCTGGCAAGTGCCCTGTGATATTGACAGAGAATTTTTTGGCATTCCTGTGGCGTTAGCACCGCCGCATCTCCATGAAGGTTCCTCATAACAAACTTGTGAAATGACTTGGTAAACGTCACGGTGTTTTTATCGCTTCTTCTTTCTGCCACATTGGTCCGTATCAGTATGTTGATCAACCCATTCTCAACCCACAACATGAGATTTATGGTCATATTGCTAGTTAATAACTCTGTTTCATGTCACTTATCTATAAAAAGGATAGAAGTTGATCTAGTAAATGAGTCATCTTTTTGGTTAATTGCGGTTAATTTTCTTAGGTACGGGCCATTGCTTTTTTTAATAAATCTAGATCAAAAAAGTTCGTTACATGAATCACACTTCCACCACCATATCCTCTTCTCACCATCAGTGACTTCTGCAAACAATTCTGAGCCGCATGAAGGGCACGATACCAGTCTCTTGCCTTCTCTTCCTATCAGGAAGTATGTTGAGAGATAATGTTCTGCAATAGATATCTGTGTGAGTCACATCTGGGACAAGAAATGAGGTGGTTGTTCTACACTGCAGCAGATCCATAAAACTCTGATTTGATGGCGTTCCTGCAGACTTGTTTACGAGAATGATGAAAAGAACTCATACAGGCAATCAAGTCAACCGTCGGATCGGAAGTCATTTATGCTATTATGACCAAATTAACGAATGAGAGCGACTGAGAAGTTCCATAGAGGAAGTGTCGCAGCACGCAAAGCAATCGGACACACTCTATCCAATATTGTCCATGCTTGGTTTAGGATGATAAAGTTTGAGCTGCGTACGCTTTTGCGGTGGTGACACTAATTTTTTGTTCGTTCCGGGGTCTAATATGCTCCCGTCCAACAACTTTCTTTTTTGGTATAGAATATGCAACCCTGGCGATGCAAATATTCATTGGTAGCCTCCGTCTGTGATCTACATCAAGAGGCGTTCGATTCAAGATAAGCTGGAGGGTTGTTGCAGATTTTGAATTGTCGGAATATCATTTCCGCATTCTCTGGCTGGACCCTAATTGTATCTCTCATAAGAAGCTGAACCTGCCTTAACGAGTAGTAATAGTCTCCTCTTCTGAACCATACTTGGCCCTTGACTGAAAATAATTCATGAAGCCGCAAATTCTATCACATCCTCATTACAACGGATTTACAGTCTGTGTGTATACCGGCGGCCTTATCACTTATAGACCCTTTGCCCGTCTGTCAGTTTTTTGTTTTTTATTATGATAACAGAATGTCACAATTCAAAACAATCCGTGTCCGTGGCGACATCTATTCTGCTGGAAGGCGCTTCCTAGGGTGGCACAGTCCAAATACTGAGAAAAAGACAGCAGGTGCGGCCTAAAGTCCTCCACCACCACGCCCTGAGGCGTGCTCGTTCCAACTGATACCAGATACTTCTAGAAGTTGTATGTGTCTCGTTTATCTATGAATAACACTGTAGGCTTCTTTGTATGACAACAACTATAGTTCGAATTGAACACGCAGTTGGCAACTTTGAAGCTTGGAAGAAAATGTTTGACACCGATCCTTTAAAGCGGGAAAAATCCGGCGTGCGACGTTATCGGATATTGCGGCCAAAGGATGATCAAAACTATGTAATGATTGATTTGGAGTTTGATAATGCGACACGGGCGCAAGCTATGGCAGAAGCCTTAAGAAAGATGTGGGAGAGTAGTAAAGATGCGCAGACTGTCATGCAGAATCCCAAAGTTCGGGTTGTGGAAGTCGCAGAGACCAACGAATATAGAGAGGACGCATAACCCTTCTGCCTTTCTCACTCGGCGCCTCCTCGAAGTTGTTGCTCTCCTTGCCGATATGCATAATCGAGTTGACATGTACACAAGAGCAGTCTGCGTTTGCACTGGGTGCAGCGTGCTCGAGCTGATGGTC contains:
- a CDS encoding ATP-binding cassette domain-containing protein, whose protein sequence is MIKLKSLTKRYGNNLVAVDNLTLDIEENEIFGLLGSNGAGKTTTIHMLATLLKPTSGTATVNGYDIVRQPSKVRESIGIVFQAPSSDDMLTGYENLYVHSLLYSVPRDIRKKRIDEVLELVGLSERKNDRVKTYSGGMRRRLEIARGLLHKPRVMFLDEPTLGLDPASRETMWKYVRRLVEEEKVTIILTTHYMEEADMLCDRIGVIDRGKIVALDTPARLKAALGGDIIKIKTKAKDADVIASKLDFVQKAEFVDGLLVLSVRDAKRSLPVLLQKIEAEQAEFSSPTLNDVFIHLTGRNIKEQAEGGFMERYAQYDD
- a CDS encoding ABC transporter permease, whose product is MMIEEVQTHVAKVYAIWLREFKVFLREKSRLVASTFTPILWLFVIGSGIGSATTVSAAPSLDYQQFIFPGIVSMSIIFTSVFYGSYIIWDRKFDFLKSVMVAPVSRGAVFVGKTLGGMTNSLVQALILLAIGAAIGIPLTPLSVVQAVAVIMLMSFGLTSLGLALGSYMYSLEGFQMIVSFVVFPLFFLSGALFPLDNLPAWLSVLTAIDPATYGVSAMRGTMLGVGSANPALDFAILTAYTGALGLFGIYSFKRMKAV
- a CDS encoding alpha/beta fold hydrolase, whose amino-acid sequence is MNIQIQGRQLHYIEQGKGQPVIFIHGGINDYRSWQFQIGPFSKKYRVISYSRRFAYPNRQLGNVVKDNTIGDNADDLAELIRKLELAPVHLVGHSYGAFTALYCAYRNPELVKTLVLGEPPVLPFLAKSHLEDDLELLSWFRDDAQRPAMEAFEREDDEKAIRAFVDEVMGKKNAFDQIPERARMLIMDNAKTLQGELESGMPTSFTIEDAKQVSIPTLLVVGELSPRFFHRIIEILSDNMPNTEQATIPGVTHDLGRATKPDILNAKVMEFLGKHA